The DNA segment CGCACGCGCTCTCGTCAGTCTGCGAACCGTGCGCCGGCTCCGCGAAGATGTGCTTCGGATCGAAGTCCGGCCAGTCGTAGCCGGCGGTCACGATTCGGCGGACCAGTTCACCCAGACTGCGAAACAGGTCCTGTCGATGCGCGGCGTTCAACTCCATCGGCCGAGGAAACCCCGGAACGATCCACTCCTCCAAAGTTGTCCGAACAGGCGATGACTCCACCAGAAGGAAAGCCTGCACGGGAACACCGAATTGCCGGCGTTCGCCAGCAGCCACCCGTTGCATCGCAGGCAGCCCGGCCGCGCGCCATTCATCACAAACCGCCCACTCGTGCATCGGCTGGGACACCGGTCTTCGAAATCGCAACATCGGCCTGATGACATGCGACGGCGGCACGCAAAACACGCGCTTCAGATAGAAGCGGACACGCTGTCCGTTGACCGCCAGTTCCAGCGGAACGGTCTCGCGATGCCGATGGCGGCTGACCGCCGGCCCCGCGGGCGCATTCATGAAATCGTCAAATGTGCGATACCCCGCGGTCGCGAGCGCGTCACGATAGGCCGGCTCAATTTCAAGTCGAATTGTCATCAGGCCGGTTTGTGATCTTTCTTGCGGCGGTCCGCCAGGATCGCAGTGACCAGGGCGCGATCGGCAACGCTCAATCGCCGTGCACCCCGATATCGCAGCAGCCAGCGCAGCTCCTCTCGCTCGGACACGCGACCCGACGCGCCCTTGTGCAGGCTCGACAGATCTCGAAATCGACCGTATTCGCGGCCGATACGCCAGCCGCGCGGTCCACCACGGGACGAGTCGATGAGATAAAACCTCGGCGCCGCATCTCCCGAGTCCGACACGAGCACGTTACGCAATTGCAGATCAACATGGAAGAAGCCCGCCGCGTGCATCCGCGCGATCAGATCGGCCAGATTCGCCAGCGCCAATTTTCGCTTCGACGCGGCTGCAACGCCGCCCTCGGACGCAAGACGATCAAGCCACTGGTCCAGCGGAACCGAATTCGGAACGCCATGGGTGAGAATGAAACACTCGCAAAGCCGGCCTGATCGCCGGCGCCGACCCGTTGCAATCACACGCGGCACCACTTCCCCGCAACGCTCGCGCAAGACCGAATAGTTCCTCGCTTCAGTACGGCAACGATCACGCATGACAATCGAACGCCATCCCGGCCGCGGATCCCGATAGACTTTCAGATAACACTCGCCTGCCGCGCCATCCAATGTGATCTTCCGTGTCTGCGCCGATCCCCGCTCGGCGACAACCGTCCCCACGACGCCTGAAACAAAATCATCGAGTGTCCGCAGTGACAATCGTTCAAGGAGGGGTATCATGTCTGCTTCGAGAATATCGAGTCGTTCGCCCATCTGCACCCGTCCCGGTCAGACCACTTCAAGGGACTCGGCGACCGGAGAATCGAAGTAGGAGCCCCGGCGGATTCGTTCCAGCTCGGCCGGGCGAAGCCGATCAGACTGGGTCTGCACGCGCCGCAGCCATTGACGCCTCTCCGGACTGAGCCCGTCCGCGTCGAAGTACTCCAGCAGAAACCGCAGTTGATCCGCCTTCGAACAGAAGTGCGGAGCCGCGGCCCCCAGCGCCGCCAGATCGCCGACGATGCTTTCGATCCGGCGCTGCGCCAGGCGAATGCGCCGGCCGACCGATGCGTCGATGAAGTAGAACTCGAACCGATCATCCGGCAGCGCCCTTATGAGAACATTGCGCCAGAAAAGATCAAAATGCACGAAGCCCGCTTCATGCATGTGGCGGATCTGTCGCGCCAGAGCCGAAAGGATCTCCCGGCGCAGCCGCACCGCCCGGGTCGTGCCGCGATGATCCGCGAACTGCTTGATGAATGATGACAATGGTATGGCATCCGGAACGCCCTCGGTAATCAGAAAACAGCTGCGGACGAAGTGCCCGATCCGCCGCTCCCCGTATGCCACCGGCCGCACCGCCTGAATCCCAAGCTGTCGCATCAGGCTTAGCGTTCGAAACTCGCTCGCCGCCCGGCTCGAACCGAAGAACGTCCCGCGAAACATCGCACGAAACCGGTGACGCCATCGCGGATAGTGATAACGCTTCACATACAACGTCGTCGGGCCTTCGTCGAGATGGACATAGATCGTGTCCGTTGTCCGGCTCCATGCCGCCAAGCCGTCACCATGGCAGTTCAGGACCGCCTCGACCGTCTCCAGCCCGGCAAGGCGAAGGTGCGCCAGATACACCCGATCAATCGTGATGGAGTCGCTCACCAGCATGAAGGCCCCGTCTCACCCCGCACGGCCTGCACCACGCCGGCCGCGCGACCGTCCCCACCCTCACGCCACGGCGAGAGGAACTCATCCACCGCCTCCAGAACCAGGGACGGTTCCAGTTTTCTCATGCAGTCATGATGCTTCAAAGGGCAGGTACGCGCCATGCACGGCTGACACGCCAGCTTCAGCATCACGTTACGCTCTTTCGAAAATCGCGTCACCGTCCAGGCCGGGTCACTGGATCCGTAAATCGTCACCACCGGAACATCAAACGGCGGCGCAAAATGCCGCGGACCCGTGTCGTTCGTAATCAGCAATCGGCTCCGGCGAACCAGCGCCTTCAGCGGCCCCAGGCCCAGCGGAGGATCGATGAAAATCTCGATCGGCTCCTTCGCGGCCGCCTGGAGTCCTGCCGCGATGTGCCGCTCCTTCGGACCCAGCGACGCCACCACCCGCGCGCCATAACACCGCGTCAACGCATCCGCCAACGCCGCATATTTCTCCGGCGGCCAGCATTTCGCCGAGCCGAAATTCGCGCCGGGGTTCAGCACCACGAGCGGACGCGAAGCATCCAGCGCCCCCAGCCGCCGATCGATTGCCGCCTCGTCCTCCACCGACGTCGCAAGAACCATCTGATCATCAACCCGCTCGCAGCCGATATGCCGCGCGAGCGTCTGGTAGTAGTCCATCGCCGGCACCGGGACGAATGACCCACCCGCACGAACCGGCGTCAACCGGTCCGACAACAGCCAGGATCTCCCGTCACGCGCATAACCTATCCGACGCGGAACTCTCGCCAACCAGACGACAAACGCAGAACGAAACGAATTGGTCAAAAGAAGCGCGGTGTCGAACCGCCGATTTCGCATTTCGCGCAACAGGGAAAAATGACCGCCCAGAGTATTCTCCGAAGGCCAATACAGGCAGTCGTTTGCAAGTTGTGTCCCCGCAAGCACATCGGCAACGTATCGCCGCAGAAGGAAGGTGATCCGCGCCGCCGGAAACCGCCGCCGCACCGCCGACAGCGCCGGCGTGGCCATCACCGCATCGCCCACCCAATTCGGAATTGAAATCAGGAGGTTGCCGGGCTCAGCGATGGATGTAGACTTCGGCGACATCGTCAGCACAAGCATAGTCTATCACGACACTTGCGCGTCGACAATCCGAGCCCGCGCGCCCGCCGGCGCCAGTCCGTTTCTTTGACATCCTGTCGGCGCTAGCCTACATTAGCCTGATTCATACGTTGCCCGTCGGCGGCCATTCGATCATCGCGCGCCGCCGGGCGGGTCAAGGAGACCACTCGCATGGGCTTAATGGACGGCAAAAAGGGCATCATCTTCGGCGTCGCCAACGACCACAGCCTCGCGTGGTACATTGCCGAACGGCTGCATAAGGAAGGCGCTGAGATGGCCTTCAATCATCTCCCAGGCGAAAAGATGGAGCGGCGCGTCCGCAAGCTGGCCGAACCAATCGGAGCAAAGCTGATCGCCCCGTGCGACGTCACCAAGGATGAAGACGTCGAAGCATTCTATAACCAGTATCGCGAGCATTACGACAAAGTCGACTTCATCGTGCATGCCATCGCATATGCCAATCGCGAATGCCTCACCAACCGGTTCTGGCAGACCGGCCGCGAAGATTTCAAGCAGGCGATGGACATCAGCGTATATTCCTTCATCTCCGTCTGTCAGAAGGCTTATGATCTCTTCCGAGAGGGCGCCTCGGTCCTGACGCTCAGCTACCTCGGCGCCATCCGCTTCGTCCCCGGCTACAACGTCATGGGCGTCTGCAAGGCCGCACTCGAAAGCTCGGTCCGCTACATGTCGGCAGACCTCGGCGACCTGAAGCGTGTTCGCGTCAATGCGATCAGCGCCGGCCCCTGCCGAACCCTCAGTTCAGCAGGCATCGGCGGTTTCGATCAGATTCTGGACCACTACCCAACCAAGTCACCCTTGCGGCGCAACATCGAATCGAAGGAAGTCGGCAGTGCGGGGCTTTATCTCGTCTCCGATCTTTCGAGCGGCGTAACCGGTGAGATTCACTACGTGGACGCCGGCTACAACATGGTCGGCTGGTGACATTCGTCTTTATCGCACCCGGCGACCCGTCCGATTCGCCTCCAGCAAAAACCCACGCCGCCGGCCCGGACGAATT comes from the Phycisphaerae bacterium genome and includes:
- the waaF gene encoding lipopolysaccharide heptosyltransferase II gives rise to the protein MSPKSTSIAEPGNLLISIPNWVGDAVMATPALSAVRRRFPAARITFLLRRYVADVLAGTQLANDCLYWPSENTLGGHFSLLREMRNRRFDTALLLTNSFRSAFVVWLARVPRRIGYARDGRSWLLSDRLTPVRAGGSFVPVPAMDYYQTLARHIGCERVDDQMVLATSVEDEAAIDRRLGALDASRPLVVLNPGANFGSAKCWPPEKYAALADALTRCYGARVVASLGPKERHIAAGLQAAAKEPIEIFIDPPLGLGPLKALVRRSRLLITNDTGPRHFAPPFDVPVVTIYGSSDPAWTVTRFSKERNVMLKLACQPCMARTCPLKHHDCMRKLEPSLVLEAVDEFLSPWREGGDGRAAGVVQAVRGETGPSCW
- a CDS encoding enoyl-ACP reductase, with the translated sequence MGLMDGKKGIIFGVANDHSLAWYIAERLHKEGAEMAFNHLPGEKMERRVRKLAEPIGAKLIAPCDVTKDEDVEAFYNQYREHYDKVDFIVHAIAYANRECLTNRFWQTGREDFKQAMDISVYSFISVCQKAYDLFREGASVLTLSYLGAIRFVPGYNVMGVCKAALESSVRYMSADLGDLKRVRVNAISAGPCRTLSSAGIGGFDQILDHYPTKSPLRRNIESKEVGSAGLYLVSDLSSGVTGEIHYVDAGYNMVGW